ACACGGTTCAGATAGCCGTAGATGTAGAGCTTGAGCATCACGCCCGGATGATACGAGGGGCGACCTGTGGTGGCCGGCGTGGCGCCGTTGAAGCCGAGTTCCGCAAGATCCAGTTCATCGACGAAGACGTCTATGATCCTGACCGGGTTGTCCTGTTCGATGTAGTCATCGACGCATTCGGGAAGTAATGCGACCTGCTTGCGGTCATCGCCTTCAACGAATCGCTTCATGAGTCACCCGGTCTCAACGCGTTAATTCAGTTTAGGCGATAAGGTCGTTTTCACACAGCCTCGGCCGAACTCTAACGGATGACGACCAGCTCAGTTCGCGCCTCAGCGGCCTTTCGCAGCGGCCCGCCAATGGAGAGTCCTCGCCCCGAAAGAGGCCGTGGGCCAGTCTGCAACGACCACTGCGCTACAATTGTGAAAGTATGCTTGGCGTAACGGCCATGGCATTTCGCTGCTCAGCAGTCAGTTCGCCGAGGCGAAGCCCAGTCAGGCAGCACTGCCTTTTCCGATCGACGACTGGAGCCTTCGGTCAGAAAGGAATATACGCGATGGCTAATCAGGTGATTTTCCGCGGAGCGCCGTCGCAGGTCTGCAACCTTCCCGCGCTCCTGAAGGGGGGCGCTGTCATGGTTATGATTGGCGGTGTGCATCTCTCGACGACGAACTCTTTCCCGTTTCAGTGGAATGTGCTGCTCGCACAAGCCGGCGCGGTTTTGATCGGAGTCGGTTTGCCCTTCGTTAAGACCGCGTTCACCCGAATCGTCATCGATACCACACGAATTACTTGGACGCAGGGCATTTTGCATCGCCATGCGTCGACTCTCGATCTTTCCCGGATTCAGTGCATCACCTCGATCCATCCATGGTGGCAACGCCTATTCGGCACCGGCACAATCATCCTGACGACCAACGATGCAGTTCATCCCGTGAGGCGTTTGCCGGCCATCAGCAACGCGGATCAGCTCTGCCAGAGGCTCGACGAGGCTATGCATCAGGAACGCCGTATTCCCGTATAGACGAATGATCCGCACGCACCTGATTACTCTCAGGTGCACAGTATTTGAACGGCGACATTAGTTCGCAAATGCGAGATCTTTGCTGACAGTTCAATTCAGGCCAAGCTCAGCCTGCCGGCCGGCTGAATCCAAGACCTGACAAAGACACTCAGCCTTTTTCATAAGAGGCATTTGTAGGCCGTTTCGTCTCTTACATACAGCGGAATTGCAACGAAGCGCTGGCGGGTTTGGCGAACCCGGAATCGCTCATTTGCAATGACACGGTTTGGACCTTTTTACCTTGTTTCCCGCAGAAGTCGTTTGTCTCGCGGTATATGTCCGCTTTCAGCCCGTCAGCGGGACCGAATCCGACTTGCGCACTTCGCCTGGATACTGTGTATGTATCACCGTCCATCGGCACGACACCCTTGCTCGAACACGCTGTGGTTAAACAAGCGAGAACGAGCATCGCCGTGCAGGTCTTTTTCATTGTTCTGTTTTCGGGGAGATCAGCTACTTCTATTGGATTTCGATACGCTGATTCGCTTCGGCCCTGAACTTCGGGCGTTGAAGCTGCGGGTCGTCGGGCCTTAGGCAATAGAAAGTGATTTCAGCTTCGCCGCAACCGCCGTGCAACGCGCATTCGCTTGACTGTTCATGATCGAGCAGGATTTCCCGGGTCTTCGACTCACAAAAGGCATTCGCCTCCGTCAGGGCTTGACCCTTGGCCGAAGCAGGACCGCCGAACGGAACACGCGTGGAAATCGTGTAAGTGTCAGGACCGACTTTTATCGGTCCCGTGTCAGTGCAACCGGCAAGTGCGAGCACTGCGCCGCATGGGACTAGCAGTTTCATTGCGTCCCCTCGCTATTATTATCGGCACCTCGGCTTAACGACATTTCGCCGCCCGAAGTTTAGCCCGTACCGGCTGATCGTTCCTTGCACCCGGTTGTGACTGGAAAACGGCGTTGATTGTCGACCGTCTGAGAGCCGATGTCGAATGACCGTTCCTCGCCGAACCAAGACGGCTGGTGAGTGCCTCAATTCGACCCGGATCAGCCTTCCGCTTCGCCAGAAAGCGGTCGCTGAGGCGCACATCGCGGACCTATTCAAGCATTATTCTGGCCGAATTCTCGATTGAAAAGTTAGTCGAAATCGATCCTAAAGGCGCACTCATCTTCATACTGCAGCTTTGATTCGATCAGGACTGAATTCGAGAGTGCGGTTGTCAATGCAACCCTCAACTCCGGGATGACGCCATCGAGGTGAAAGGAAAACCACCACCCAAGTGACGCATCGACCCAGGACACAAATAGGTCTTCGCTGCTAGTGCTCCAAAACTGAACGTTCTTCGGAGTCGACATAGAAGCTTGGTTAGTGATCATGTCGCGGGGTATCGCGATTTGTTCGCCGTCATCGCTCCAGTGCGTTACTCGCCCACTTCCTGGATTGGCAAGCGAAAACCCAAGAGGCAGGAGCAACGCCTCGACAAAGCGAAAAACGTCCAGAAATGAACCTTTCAGTAAGACTGTCAAAATAGGCTTTGCCATGGCGCTTGCGAACTTCGGTATTGGTTGATCGTAGCTGTAGTTGTAACGGTGAGGTCGCGTGGCGATCTTCCGTCGTGGACGATTGTTGACGATTCCTGTGAGGATGTCGAACGGCCGATCTTGACCGACTACTGCCCCACGCCCGAGCGCGGCAATCGCCTCGGGTGTGCAGCTCTCATGTACAAGGCATTATTCAACCATTCGAGTTGCTGGCAAAATCTACTCCATCGACAATGAGAAATAGCCATGAACCCGATACTGCTGAGCGATTTCCATCATGAAGGTCGTGGACCAGAACTCATGAAGGTCCACTACCGCGGAGCCAGCGGTCGAGCTATCGTCGCGGTAGACTATTTTTTATCCGAAGACTCCTACACACCGGAAAACCTTCGGCATCTGCGTTTTTTTAAGCCGCAGGTATTCATGTTCACGCCAGAAGAAGTTGAGCCCTATACGCCCGAATTCAATCCGTGGGAAGGGGAAACTAGATTCGCAGCAGTCGACTTTGGCAAGTCCGCCTGGCTGCAGCGATTCAGCTCGCGGCACCTCGGAAACTGCAGCCACTACCGCTTCATGTTCTACGACGAGTTTCTCGATGTGATCTGTGAGGGTGTTGAGGCCGGCCATGGCGCGTATCCATGTTGACGCGCTGGATCGTCAACGATCTAGCAGGATGCGGCGAACGGCTCAAACTGGCCGACTATCGCCTCATGCGATTCGCATAGAAGGCCGGCGCCTGCAGCAGCAAGGGTCGGTAGCAGGCGACTTGATCCTGCGTCGACGGTCCTCATGAGCGCTCGCTCGCCCGCAGAGGCCGTAATTCACTGCGTTGGAGTCCGGCCAGTAACGACAAACACCACGAACAACGAACACTCTCGCAAGGAATGCAAATAATCCCGCGCTACAGCGATTCCCTCTTCGACGTTGCTTCCCTCGTAAAACCAATTTTCATGCGCGGGCGCAAGGAATTGCTTGTCTGACGATGCGCGATAAATGTCCCCGCCAAGGATCAGCCACTTTTGGCCAGCAAACAGGTCCAACGCTTGTTCTGCTTCCGACAGACCTAACGCGGCTTCGTTTAAACCGACATCTTGAAGGGACCGCCCGCTTCGAGCATAAAGTTCGAGAATCTTCGATATGGTCATTGGCACCCTTGTGGCAGTTTCTGTCGAAAGACCGGCTTGAAAGACGACTCGACGATCCGAACCAGAAGCGGGATTGTCAGCAATCTGGGACCGGTCGTCAAATGACTGTTTGTGGCCGCGTGATGCCCGACAGACTTAGCTGCATTGAACAGTTTCAGGTCCACCGATCCAAAGCGATCACGAGCGGTCACAAGCCGCCTCAGGCCCGGCTTGTCTTCCGCGGCCACTCTTCGCGACTCAGCGAAACGACAGTTGTATTCCAGGTTCGACCTTTAAACGTTCGATCAGCGATACGCTCCGCCATTGCAGTCATCCCAATGGATCTGCATAACCTGATCGCGGCGACGTTTTCCGAGATGGTTTCTGCGTAGATCCGCGTCACGTCCAATGTCGAAAATCCAAATTCCAGAAGGGCAGAAGCTGCTTCGCGTGCTACACCTGATCCATGCCATTGACGACCAATTTCGCAACCGATCGATGCTTCGCCAGGCGATTCGATCCGAATCCCACACGTTCCCATCAGCTCACCACTCGCTGATTCCACGGCAAGTTGGAATTTTGTGCGTGGCCGACTTGTGGATTGCTCTATGAACATCTCTAGCAACTGGCCCGCGCGCGCATCCGACGAGTCCTCTTCGCTGTAAAACCTATGCATCTTGGGATCACTTCGAAGTCGCTGATACTGAATCAGGTCTCCGGCGCGAAAATCTCGAAGCGCTACGCTGCCAGCCATTATGCAAACTTCTTTATCGTCGACGCGGTTCATGTCTTCTGCAGCTCGCGGAGGTTGCGATGCCGCATATTGTCAACGATGTTGACAGGCGTGTCGAACGGCCGAAAATGGCCGACTACCGCGCAACACGGCGCGGACGGCGACCCGAATTGGCCACGTAGCTTAGCGATAGGCCACGCCGCGCTCAGAGAAAATTCCTGATCAGGATCGTCACCCACCGCCAGGCACCGCCGCAGCCGGCGGCCCGGCAGCGCGCATCGGGATCCGCCAGAAGGCGGCCATTGGCGTCGCTCACCGAACTTGAGTTGCGCAGGAAGTACGCCACGCTGTCGTGCAAAGGATCGAGCCCGTCCTCAGGGATATCTATCCACAGACCGTTTTCGGTATTCAAGTGGGCCGACAGCGAATCGAAATTGAAACTGCCGAGATAGTATCGATGGCCGTCGATGAGAACCAGTTTGGCGTGCATCATGCGGTTCTCTCGGTCGGAGTATTCGCGCACCTCGATCCCGGCATTCACCAAGGCGGGCAGATCGTTGGCATAGGCGCGTCCGACTGCGGGGAATTCCTGCGTGATGCTCGCCAGCGAGGCGCTCACCAGGATCACGTGGACACCTTCGCGCCGCTTGCGCTCAAGCGCCTCGCGCAGTTCCGGCACCAGGATCAGGTAGGGGTTGATGATCAGGATCTCGTGCTGCGCCGTATCGAACGCTTGCAGCATGTCCTGCAACGTGCCTGGCGAGCGCTTGTCGGGCCAGTCGTGGGTATAGCGCAGGCGCTCGCAGGCGATCGGCATCCAGGCAGGATCAAAATCCGTCCCGGAAGCGGGCAGAGCGGCGGGATCATTGGGCGTATCGGAGGCAGTTGGAGTATCGGTAACGGCCAGGTCCGTCGCCCGGGCTGCGGCGTCGAGCGGAGCCAGCAGCCATTCGCGCCAATAATGGATGCGCGCCGGGTCCAGCGTCGCATAACCCTGTGAGACGCGATAAGGAGTTGCGACTTTGAGGAATTTTTCCGGCTCGGGGCGAACCACTTCCGGGCTATTCCAGAACAAGGCGAAATGCTGGTACATGGCGTGCAGGGAGGAAGCATCCTGGCCGGCGTCGCCCGACACCATCAGATCGCGCTCGCTGAGCCAGTTGAGGAAGCTCGCATCCCAGATCGAGGTACTGCCGATCACGGCCGTGTCGCCAACCAGGAACAGCTTGTCGTGCATGCGATGCGAAATCTCGACGAGATCTGATCGTGGATGGAAGATTCGGAGTTCGATGCCGGGAGCCACCTCGTGCAGGGCAACGATGAACTCGTCCTCGAACGGGAAGTGCGGCTCGGGGCCGATGCCGTCGATCAACAGCTTGACCGGCACGCCTCGGCGCGCGGCCTCGACCAGATGATGCAACAGCAGGCCGCCGGTCTGATCGATTTCGAAGATGTAGGCGAGGATGCGGATCTGCTCGGTAGGCGTGGCACGGTCGACCAGTGCAATCCGCGACTGCATCAACTGACCGTCGTCAAGACCGGCGACCAGGTCGACACATTGCGCGTGGCCGTACTGAGAAGAGGCAAACACGCATGCCAGAATGAGCGCCAGGCTTCTCGTTGTGGTCATGATGTGGCGTTCGATGTGTCTCGGGCCCTACGTCCTTGAAGGTCTGGAAGGCTTTGACGCGTTAATGCGGTCAAGTAGCTCGCTGTTACTTCGAGAAGGTGAACAGAACGGCGAACGCGAGATAGTTACCGTGGACAAGAGCAGCGCGAATCCGGCTGCACTTTAAGCACTCAGTGGACAGGACATCAGCGCAGTTGAAAGAATGGCTTTCCGGAATGTCCGATTGTCGCCGATTTACGAGCACTGTTCCAACGACCGTTCCTGGGCCGCAAACGGCCATTCCCTCATCGAGCGCCAGCGACACCTCATCAGCCGTTTGTTGAAATTGGAATGATGCGTGTACTCGCACACACCTTCATTTCGGTACCCAAGAACCGGCGAACACGATCCAGTTTGGCCGGAACAAGACAGCGCAGATTCCACATCCGGGTTTTCACTGAGTCGAATCATTGTCGATTTACCATCGCATCGCGCGTCGCCTGAATGAAAGCCAAACTATCATCTGGCTTCGAAGCCACATCACTTAAAACTCCAACGGAGAGGTAAATGACTAAGGTAAAAGTTGCCGGGTTCTGTGTCTCGCTTGACGGCTTTGGTGCGGGAACCGCTCAAAGTCTAGATCAACCGCTTGGCGTCCGAGGCGAGGAAATCTTTCAATGGTTTTTCCCAACGCGGACTTTTCTTCAGATGCTGGGCAAAGAAGGTGGCGACACCGGCCTGGACGACAAATTCGCGCAACGAGCCATGGACGGTTTCGGTGCCTTCATCCTCGGTCGCAACATGTTCGGCCCGATTCGTGGGGAATGGCCGGACGATCAATGGAAGGGCTGGTGGGGCGACAATCCGCCGTACCATGCGCCAACCTTCGTACTCACGCATCATCCGCGACCGTCCATTGAGATGCTAGGCGGAACGACATTTCATTTCGTTTCTGGCGGCATTGAGGATGCGCTAGAAAAGGCGCGCGAAGCGGCAGGCGGAAAGGACGTCAAGATTGGCGGCGGTGTCGAGACTGTGCGGCAATACATTCAGGCCGGCTACGTGGATGAGATTCATCTCGCCGTTGCTCCGGTTGCGCTCGGTCAGGGCGAGTCGCTCTTTAGCGGCCTGGATCTTCGCGCCCTTGGATATCGGACAGTCGAGCATGTAGCGACGGACCGAGCCACGCACATTGTCCTCGCGAAGTAGCGTTGGCGATCAATTGGAAGTGCGAGTTTGCTGACTCAGGAAGCCGCAGGTCAACTGCCAAACGGGGTCATGGTCAGCAATACGCACATCCTCAGCAAAAAAACGCTCTAAACAATACTGGCCAGCGCTTTCGTAAACCTGGCCACCGCACCTTCAACGTCATGCAGTTTGTCCAGGCCGAATAACCCAATGCGGAAGGTTTTGAAGTCTTCAGGTTCGTCGCACTGAAGCGGAACGCCTGCCGCGATCTGCAAGCCGGCATCGGCGAACTTCTTGCCGGATCGTATTCCGTCATCGTCCGTGTAGCTGACGACCACGCCTGGCGCCTCAAAACCTTCGGCCGCCACGCTTTTGAAACCGTTCTCCGCGAGGAGTGAGCGAACGCGCTTGCCGAGCTCAAGTTGCTCCGCTCTCACTTTCTCGAAGCCATAGGCCTCGGTTTCCTTCATGACGTTACGCAACGTCGCGAGGCCGTCGGTGGGCATCGTCGCGTGGTACGCGAACCCGCCGTTCTCATAAGCTTCCATGACCTGCAGCCATTTGCGAAGATCGCAAGCGAAACTGGTGCTGGCTGTCGCATCGATTCTTTCGCGGGCAAGCGGGCTAAGCATGACCAGCCCGCAGCACGGTGACGCACTCCATCCTTTTTGCGGGGCGCTAATCAGAACGTCGACGCCGCTCGCTTTCATATCGACCCAGACCGTGCCGGAGGCAATGCAATCCAGTACAAACATGCCGCCGACGTCATGCACAGCATCGGCCACCGCACGCAAATAGGCGTCTGGCAGCATGATCCCGGATGCGGTTTCGACATGCGGTGCAAACACCAGATCTGGCTTGTTTTCGCGGATCGCAGCGACCACGTCTTCGATCGGGGGCGGTGCGTAGGCAGCCTGTCTCCCTTGTTCGACTGGACGCGCCTTCAGCACGATCGATTCGGACGGTATGCCGCCCATGTCGAAAATTTGCGACCAGCGAAAACTGAACCAGCCATTGCGGATGACCAGACACTTTTTGTTCGTCGCGAACTGCCGGGCAACGGCTTCCATGCCGAAAGTCCCGCTACCCGGGACAACAACGGCCGACTTCGCGTTGTAGACTTTTTTCAGGGAAACGGAAATGTTGCGCATGACTCCCTGGAAGAGTTGCGACATGTGATTGATTGATCGGTCGGTGTAAACGACTGAATATTCGAGGAGCCCCTCGCGGTCGACATCGGGAAGTAAGCCTGGCACGTTTGTCTCCGTTTATAGACGAATAGTTGGATCGAAAACTGATTCTAGCTAAACCACCTGTGGCTGAGGCAAAGAGCATTTTGGCACGATTGGATCCGTCCTCGTACTTTGCTCCAAACCGGCCTTTCACAAGAGACCCTGCTCCCTATCGCCTTCCGCGATCTCTGCCGCCAGCTCATCGATTTGCGACTCCGCAAACACGCGGATGCCATGCTCCCGCAGCAACGCGACAGTCACGCCGACTCCAGGATGCGCTTCCCCACTAAATGCGCCGTCGTAAATGAAGGTACTACCGCAAGAGGGGCTACCGTCCGCAAGTAGCGCATAGCGGCAGTTTTCAGCCTTGGCGCGGTCGAGCGCATGGCGGGCACCCACGATAAAGAGCGCGGTCACGTTTGCGCCGGTGTTGTCCTCAATCGTCGCGTTGCTCGCCAGAACATCCACACCTGTGCGGCGCAGTTGTATTTCCGCCGGTGGGCGCGGAGTCGGGAAGCCGGCTGCCACTTCGGGGCAGACGGTAACGAGGCGGCCTTCGTCGCGCCAGCGGGACAACCACGCGTCGCGCGTGAGTTTGGCCTGGCCGTTATAGCGGACTGGGTGGCCGACGAGGCAGGCGCTGACCAGGATCTTCAACATAAGCGGTGACTATGAGTCCCGTGGGGCGTGGGTTTGAGGTGTGTTGATTGTAGCCTCGCCAGCCGTTGTTTCAGGCTGACGCGCGATCCGCGCCCGCACCTCAGGCGTCGCCAGACAAGTAGCAACCGCTTCATAACCCGGCGCGCCGGGATACGGCGCCACACGAACCGGCGCACTATGATTCGCGGGACAGAGAATAATCGCTTCGTCGGGCCCGATCGCCGCCAAGTCCAGAATCGCTGAAGAGCGTGTCATCAGGAAAAAAGGTCGCACACCGGCACTCGCACGGAGGCGAAGAAACGTGATCAACGCTTCCTGTGTGACCCCATCGAGGTCCTGTTCGACCATATCGACAACCAATGCAGCGGGGCCATCTGCTTCAAAAGCTACCAGCAAGATTGTCAGTGCTTCAGATTCAGTTGCGCCCTCATCGACAAGCCATTCCACCGCCCGATCGACGCGCGACTTTAAAGTCGCA
This genomic stretch from Paraburkholderia bryophila harbors:
- a CDS encoding phospholipase D-like domain-containing protein encodes the protein MTTTRSLALILACVFASSQYGHAQCVDLVAGLDDGQLMQSRIALVDRATPTEQIRILAYIFEIDQTGGLLLHHLVEAARRGVPVKLLIDGIGPEPHFPFEDEFIVALHEVAPGIELRIFHPRSDLVEISHRMHDKLFLVGDTAVIGSTSIWDASFLNWLSERDLMVSGDAGQDASSLHAMYQHFALFWNSPEVVRPEPEKFLKVATPYRVSQGYATLDPARIHYWREWLLAPLDAAARATDLAVTDTPTASDTPNDPAALPASGTDFDPAWMPIACERLRYTHDWPDKRSPGTLQDMLQAFDTAQHEILIINPYLILVPELREALERKRREGVHVILVSASLASITQEFPAVGRAYANDLPALVNAGIEVREYSDRENRMMHAKLVLIDGHRYYLGSFNFDSLSAHLNTENGLWIDIPEDGLDPLHDSVAYFLRNSSSVSDANGRLLADPDARCRAAGCGGAWRWVTILIRNFL
- a CDS encoding GNAT family N-acetyltransferase — encoded protein: MNRVDDKEVCIMAGSVALRDFRAGDLIQYQRLRSDPKMHRFYSEEDSSDARAGQLLEMFIEQSTSRPRTKFQLAVESASGELMGTCGIRIESPGEASIGCEIGRQWHGSGVAREAASALLEFGFSTLDVTRIYAETISENVAAIRLCRSIGMTAMAERIADRTFKGRTWNTTVVSLSREEWPRKTSRA
- a CDS encoding DUF523 domain-containing protein, whose protein sequence is MLKILVSACLVGHPVRYNGQAKLTRDAWLSRWRDEGRLVTVCPEVAAGFPTPRPPAEIQLRRTGVDVLASNATIEDNTGANVTALFIVGARHALDRAKAENCRYALLADGSPSCGSTFIYDGAFSGEAHPGVGVTVALLREHGIRVFAESQIDELAAEIAEGDREQGLL
- a CDS encoding aminotransferase class V-fold PLP-dependent enzyme, whose amino-acid sequence is MPGLLPDVDREGLLEYSVVYTDRSINHMSQLFQGVMRNISVSLKKVYNAKSAVVVPGSGTFGMEAVARQFATNKKCLVIRNGWFSFRWSQIFDMGGIPSESIVLKARPVEQGRQAAYAPPPIEDVVAAIRENKPDLVFAPHVETASGIMLPDAYLRAVADAVHDVGGMFVLDCIASGTVWVDMKASGVDVLISAPQKGWSASPCCGLVMLSPLARERIDATASTSFACDLRKWLQVMEAYENGGFAYHATMPTDGLATLRNVMKETEAYGFEKVRAEQLELGKRVRSLLAENGFKSVAAEGFEAPGVVVSYTDDDGIRSGKKFADAGLQIAAGVPLQCDEPEDFKTFRIGLFGLDKLHDVEGAVARFTKALASIV
- a CDS encoding PH domain-containing protein is translated as MANQVIFRGAPSQVCNLPALLKGGAVMVMIGGVHLSTTNSFPFQWNVLLAQAGAVLIGVGLPFVKTAFTRIVIDTTRITWTQGILHRHASTLDLSRIQCITSIHPWWQRLFGTGTIILTTNDAVHPVRRLPAISNADQLCQRLDEAMHQERRIPV
- a CDS encoding dihydrofolate reductase family protein, translating into MTKVKVAGFCVSLDGFGAGTAQSLDQPLGVRGEEIFQWFFPTRTFLQMLGKEGGDTGLDDKFAQRAMDGFGAFILGRNMFGPIRGEWPDDQWKGWWGDNPPYHAPTFVLTHHPRPSIEMLGGTTFHFVSGGIEDALEKAREAAGGKDVKIGGGVETVRQYIQAGYVDEIHLAVAPVALGQGESLFSGLDLRALGYRTVEHVATDRATHIVLAK